One region of Flavobacterium sp. KACC 22763 genomic DNA includes:
- a CDS encoding glyoxalase, whose protein sequence is MNHNAKSIRPFIGSKNFEISRSFYRDLGFEETVLESNFSVFKTGEIAFYLQDYYDKSWIENTMIFLEVDNVERYYQELLALNLPEKYEGAKLTPIKYLDWGSECFLHDPAGVLWHFGKFK, encoded by the coding sequence ATGAATCACAATGCTAAGTCAATACGTCCATTTATAGGTTCTAAAAATTTTGAAATATCAAGAAGCTTCTATCGCGATTTAGGATTTGAAGAAACGGTTTTAGAATCTAATTTTTCGGTTTTTAAAACAGGAGAAATCGCTTTTTATCTTCAAGATTATTATGATAAAAGCTGGATTGAAAACACGATGATTTTTCTAGAAGTTGACAATGTTGAACGTTATTATCAAGAGCTTTTAGCTTTGAATCTTCCCGAGAAATATGAAGGAGCAAAATTAACTCCGATAAAATATTTAGATTGGGGAAGCGAATGTTTTCTTCATGATCCAGCTGGAGTATTATGGCATTTTGGAAAGTTTAAATAG
- a CDS encoding DUF2625 domain-containing protein: MKQKLLLIVLIAITFTVSSQNKMKSTKELIDKADPGWPIVEEWIKTAKNKVEILPVDQARASETLYKTQVTTRSTMGAVIFMTGGLLIDDGWIRILGSGSSKFNRTLPDWNKGKSFNEFGETPSFLLIADDAIGGFYLLNGGGLGSDLGKIYYFSPDNLEYEPLDITYSEFLGFCFSNDLDKFYEGNRWNGWREEVSKLKGDEVFNFYPFLWTAEGTDINKSTRKIIPIQEQYNLNLDLRKQIGLGQ, from the coding sequence ATGAAACAAAAACTCCTATTAATTGTATTGATAGCAATTACTTTTACAGTAAGCTCACAGAATAAGATGAAAAGCACAAAAGAACTTATTGATAAAGCCGATCCAGGCTGGCCAATTGTGGAAGAGTGGATTAAAACCGCAAAAAATAAAGTAGAGATTCTACCAGTTGATCAAGCGAGAGCAAGCGAGACATTATATAAAACCCAAGTTACAACAAGGTCAACTATGGGAGCTGTAATTTTTATGACAGGTGGTCTTTTAATAGACGATGGCTGGATTAGAATTTTAGGTTCTGGAAGTTCAAAATTTAATAGAACGTTACCAGATTGGAATAAAGGAAAATCATTTAATGAGTTTGGAGAAACGCCAAGTTTCCTGCTGATTGCTGATGACGCCATTGGCGGTTTTTATTTATTGAATGGAGGCGGATTAGGAAGTGATCTTGGAAAGATCTATTATTTCTCGCCTGATAATTTAGAATATGAACCGCTTGATATTACATACTCTGAGTTTTTAGGTTTTTGTTTTAGTAATGACTTGGATAAATTCTATGAAGGGAATAGATGGAATGGATGGCGCGAGGAGGTATCGAAATTAAAAGGCGATGAAGTTTTTAATTTTTATCCATTTTTATGGACAGCCGAAGGAACTGATATCAATAAAAGCACAAGAAAAATTATCCCAATTCAAGAACAGTATAATTTAAATCTTGATTTGCGTAAACAAATTGGTTTGGGACAATAA
- a CDS encoding cation:proton antiporter, with protein sequence MIEFFKHLLQEFELPLSNPVLIFSLILFIILLSPILLKKINIPGIIGLIISGVIIGPHGLNILAKNSAVDLFSTIGLLYIMFIAGLELDMNEFKANRNKSLLFGLFTFILPLSIGFPVCFYLLQYDFNASFLTASMFATHTLVAYPIVSKLGIAKNQAVAITVGGTILTDTAVLIILAVIMGSAQGNLNQAFWVKLIISLAIFSAIMFVIIPRVAKWFFKKLESEKHAHYIFVLSVVFFAAFLAEVAGVEPIIGAFVAGLALNPLIPHSSALMNRIEFIGNSLFIPFFLISVGMLVDVSVILSGPTALIVAGTLSVVAIFGKWIAAFFTQIVFKYTRTERQLIFGLSSAHAAATLAVILVGYKAKILDENILNGTIILILITCIVASFATEKAAKKIAICEEEFSHEDTERDQILDEHILIPLAKTSAAASLLDFALLIKDKKSSNPITLLTIVPNNNQAEKNILKYRKAADKFVIQGSASEVKINTIARIDHNPASGIARTSKEIMSDIVIVGWPRKTGFIDKIFGENVDSIINNVDKTLFICRFQKNFIEEKRLVFICPPFSERGVGFHLLLQKICRLSQELSIPIVLHAEYKTHETIQQIANNLKLNAKLGFKNVSDWEDFESISDEIKPTDLVVFNLSRKGSVSYQSIFDKLPQKFEKYFDSNNVILVYPQDDRKESAMDAYEDFTASPLAKGIEAIEQIGRGIGSILKKN encoded by the coding sequence ATGATAGAATTTTTCAAACATCTATTACAAGAATTCGAATTACCTTTAAGTAACCCTGTATTAATTTTTTCATTAATACTTTTTATAATTCTGCTTTCACCAATTTTACTTAAAAAGATTAATATTCCAGGAATTATTGGGCTTATTATTTCAGGAGTTATTATTGGACCTCACGGATTAAATATTTTGGCAAAAAACTCTGCAGTCGATTTATTTTCGACAATTGGACTTTTGTATATCATGTTTATTGCAGGATTGGAATTGGATATGAATGAGTTTAAAGCCAACAGAAATAAGAGTTTACTCTTTGGTCTTTTTACGTTTATTCTGCCGCTTTCTATCGGGTTTCCAGTTTGTTTTTATTTGCTTCAATATGATTTTAATGCTAGCTTTTTGACAGCAAGCATGTTTGCAACTCACACTTTGGTTGCGTATCCTATTGTCAGCAAATTGGGAATTGCTAAAAATCAAGCCGTTGCCATTACCGTTGGAGGAACTATTTTGACCGATACTGCCGTTTTGATTATTCTGGCCGTAATTATGGGAAGCGCTCAGGGCAATTTAAATCAAGCATTTTGGGTAAAACTAATAATTTCTTTAGCTATTTTTTCTGCCATAATGTTTGTAATTATTCCACGTGTTGCAAAATGGTTTTTCAAGAAATTAGAGAGTGAAAAACATGCCCATTATATTTTTGTGCTTTCTGTGGTTTTCTTTGCAGCCTTTTTGGCCGAAGTAGCAGGAGTAGAGCCAATCATTGGAGCTTTCGTAGCAGGTTTGGCATTAAATCCGCTTATTCCGCATTCTTCTGCTTTGATGAATAGAATAGAGTTTATTGGAAACTCATTATTCATTCCGTTCTTCTTGATTTCAGTGGGAATGTTAGTTGATGTCAGCGTTATTTTGAGCGGACCAACAGCTTTGATTGTAGCAGGAACTTTAAGTGTTGTGGCCATATTCGGGAAATGGATTGCAGCATTTTTTACTCAAATTGTTTTTAAATACACTAGAACCGAAAGACAGCTTATTTTTGGATTAAGCAGTGCACACGCTGCAGCAACTTTGGCGGTAATTCTGGTGGGTTATAAAGCTAAAATTTTAGACGAAAATATCTTAAACGGAACCATTATCTTAATCTTGATTACGTGTATTGTAGCTTCATTTGCTACTGAAAAAGCCGCTAAGAAAATTGCAATCTGCGAAGAAGAATTTTCACATGAAGATACAGAAAGAGACCAAATTCTTGACGAACATATTCTGATTCCGTTGGCTAAAACTTCGGCGGCGGCGAGTCTGTTAGATTTTGCACTTCTGATAAAAGATAAGAAGTCATCAAACCCAATTACTTTATTGACGATTGTTCCTAATAACAATCAGGCGGAAAAAAATATTTTGAAGTACAGAAAAGCAGCTGATAAATTTGTTATTCAGGGCTCTGCTTCAGAAGTTAAAATCAATACCATTGCCAGAATTGACCACAATCCTGCGAGTGGAATTGCCAGAACTTCAAAAGAAATTATGTCTGATATTGTGATTGTAGGATGGCCAAGAAAGACAGGATTTATTGATAAAATTTTTGGAGAAAATGTAGATTCTATAATCAATAATGTCGATAAGACTTTGTTTATCTGTAGATTTCAGAAAAATTTTATTGAAGAAAAAAGACTGGTTTTTATCTGCCCTCCATTTTCTGAAAGAGGCGTTGGTTTTCACTTGCTTCTTCAGAAAATATGCCGTCTATCACAAGAATTAAGCATTCCGATTGTGCTTCATGCCGAATATAAAACGCACGAAACCATTCAGCAGATTGCTAATAATTTAAAACTAAATGCAAAATTAGGATTCAAAAATGTTTCGGATTGGGAAGATTTTGAAAGTATCTCAGACGAAATAAAACCAACCGATTTAGTTGTCTTCAACCTTTCTAGAAAAGGCTCTGTTTCGTATCAGTCTATTTTTGATAAATTGCCACAGAAATTCGAGAAATATTTTGACAGCAATAATGTGATACTGGTCTATCCGCAAGACGATCGCAAAGAAAGCGCAATGGATGCTTACGAAGATTTTACTGCATCACCTTTAGCAAAAGGAATTGAAGCTATAGAACAGATTGGACGAGGCATTGGAAGTATTTTGAAGAAAAATTAG
- a CDS encoding L-serine ammonia-lyase: protein MEECISVFDMLKIGVGPSSSHTLGPWRAAERFLEELKDEAILDDITRVKVDLYGSLSLTGKGHATDLAVMLGLSGQDPEYIPVEDIAGIIKKIETTNEINLGNQKVIPFFFLQDIVFNKDFLPFHANGLKFTAYKSDDSEYESTFYSIGGGFVVKEERTNAKEKKAIKCAFPYPIQNAAELLNYTITENKTISEIVYQNEISMRPEAEVHSELMRIWNTMLECMYIGCHSEGILPGGLHVRRRAFDMHQNLIGLSNYTDPQSWLEEIRKTEVKFRQILKWVSCFALAVNEVNASLGRVVTAPTNGSSGVIPAVLMYYMVIENHSAGEKEIKQFLMVAGEIGSIFKKGSTISAAMGGCQAEIGVSSAMAAGALCELMGGTPAQVLMAAEIAMEHHLGLTCDPIGGLVQIPCIERNTMGAIKAINAAELALETDSKNAKVPLDKVINTMWETAKDMNSKYKETSEGGLAVAVNMADC from the coding sequence ATGGAAGAATGTATCTCTGTTTTTGATATGCTTAAAATTGGCGTTGGCCCTTCAAGCTCACATACTTTAGGCCCTTGGCGTGCTGCTGAACGTTTTCTTGAAGAGCTCAAAGACGAAGCAATTTTAGACGATATTACTAGAGTAAAAGTCGACTTATATGGCTCACTTTCTTTAACTGGAAAAGGCCACGCAACAGATCTTGCCGTAATGCTCGGATTGAGCGGACAAGACCCTGAATATATTCCTGTTGAAGATATTGCAGGAATTATTAAAAAAATCGAAACTACAAACGAAATCAATTTGGGTAACCAAAAAGTGATTCCGTTCTTTTTTCTTCAAGACATTGTTTTCAACAAAGACTTTCTTCCGTTTCATGCCAACGGATTAAAATTTACAGCTTACAAATCTGATGACTCTGAATATGAATCAACTTTTTATTCTATCGGAGGCGGGTTTGTTGTAAAAGAAGAGCGTACCAATGCTAAAGAAAAGAAAGCAATAAAATGTGCGTTTCCTTACCCAATTCAAAACGCAGCTGAATTATTGAATTATACAATTACTGAAAACAAAACAATTTCTGAAATTGTATATCAAAATGAAATTTCGATGCGTCCAGAAGCCGAAGTGCATTCTGAACTAATGCGTATTTGGAATACTATGCTGGAATGCATGTACATAGGCTGTCACTCGGAAGGTATTCTTCCTGGTGGACTTCATGTAAGAAGAAGAGCTTTTGACATGCATCAAAACCTAATCGGATTATCGAATTATACCGACCCGCAAAGCTGGTTGGAAGAAATTAGAAAAACCGAAGTTAAATTTCGCCAAATTTTAAAATGGGTTAGCTGTTTTGCGCTTGCCGTAAATGAAGTAAATGCTTCTTTAGGACGTGTTGTTACAGCTCCAACAAATGGAAGTTCTGGAGTAATTCCGGCCGTTTTAATGTATTATATGGTAATTGAAAACCATAGTGCTGGCGAAAAAGAAATCAAACAATTTTTGATGGTTGCCGGCGAAATCGGTAGTATCTTCAAAAAAGGGTCTACAATTTCTGCAGCAATGGGCGGATGCCAGGCTGAGATTGGCGTTTCTTCTGCAATGGCGGCGGGAGCTTTATGCGAATTGATGGGCGGAACTCCTGCTCAGGTGCTTATGGCTGCTGAAATTGCAATGGAACATCATTTAGGTTTGACCTGTGATCCTATTGGCGGTTTAGTTCAGATTCCTTGTATCGAAAGAAATACAATGGGTGCCATTAAAGCGATAAATGCTGCTGAATTAGCTCTAGAAACTGATTCTAAAAATGCTAAAGTTCCTCTAGACAAAGTGATTAACACAATGTGGGAAACAGCAAAAGATATGAATTCAAAATATAAAGAAACTTCTGAAGGAGGTCTTGCAGTTGCCGTAAATATGGCTGATTGCTAA
- a CDS encoding SH3 domain-containing protein: MKKLYFLFAFCSSFLLHSQEIYYIKSDTRLFTSKNKSSDFLGYFKYGASIKLLSKNENGWYKIQSDNFSEGYVEAKYIAETLNASDIKTKDKENPIIESGDNYYGSPHLFVLAAGLKARAMPDKTSKIREILFTGDPVPVNYYPKSQDEWVNISGTFRDEYNKFVQRKYIGQRPDFDKLINEFDKLDVSKINERKTLSERIVELAWNSGYKKLAPAYQRYSAVVKQINDEKLISETELNELLARKLGQQKTFDEITAISKKAEFSLKGVKTKTFNLPLSELLKLYNQPLKKKTMEDGCGIYLSDTFYYYSDLEVSVDESKNLVEIVKVFLNENNKFILNSKTIFDYKLTERDFIEKYGTYIETSLKTPHHYSLNLEDGQIQLQFKDGKLFSVEIFYYC, from the coding sequence ATGAAAAAACTTTACTTTCTATTTGCTTTTTGCTCTTCTTTTTTACTGCACTCTCAAGAAATATACTATATAAAATCGGACACAAGATTATTTACTTCTAAGAACAAATCATCTGATTTTCTGGGCTATTTTAAATATGGAGCATCTATAAAACTACTATCTAAAAATGAAAACGGATGGTATAAAATACAATCTGATAATTTTTCTGAAGGCTATGTTGAGGCAAAATATATTGCAGAAACACTCAATGCATCTGATATAAAAACAAAAGATAAAGAAAACCCAATCATTGAAAGTGGCGATAATTATTATGGTAGCCCTCATTTATTTGTTTTAGCTGCCGGCTTGAAAGCACGCGCAATGCCTGATAAAACTTCAAAAATCAGAGAAATTTTATTTACTGGAGATCCTGTTCCTGTAAATTATTACCCTAAAAGCCAAGATGAATGGGTGAATATCAGCGGTACATTTAGAGATGAATATAACAAATTTGTACAAAGAAAATATATTGGACAACGTCCTGATTTCGACAAATTAATTAATGAATTTGACAAACTGGATGTTTCAAAAATAAATGAAAGAAAAACACTAAGCGAACGAATTGTAGAGCTTGCCTGGAATAGTGGTTACAAAAAATTAGCACCTGCTTATCAGCGTTATTCTGCTGTTGTAAAGCAGATTAATGATGAAAAATTAATTTCGGAAACAGAACTAAATGAACTTTTAGCTAGGAAACTAGGACAACAAAAGACTTTTGATGAAATTACAGCTATCTCTAAAAAAGCAGAATTTTCACTAAAAGGAGTGAAAACCAAAACATTCAATCTTCCACTTAGCGAACTTTTAAAACTGTATAATCAGCCTTTAAAAAAGAAAACCATGGAAGACGGATGTGGCATTTATTTAAGTGATACTTTTTATTATTATTCCGATTTGGAAGTTTCTGTAGATGAAAGCAAAAATCTGGTTGAAATTGTAAAAGTTTTTTTAAATGAAAACAACAAATTTATTCTCAATTCAAAAACCATTTTTGATTATAAGCTCACTGAAAGAGACTTTATCGAAAAATATGGAACTTATATTGAAACGTCTCTAAAAACTCCACATCACTACTCATTAAATTTAGAAGATGGACAAATTCAGCTACAATTTAAAGACGGCAAACTATTTTCTGTCGAAATATTCTATTATTGCTGA